The genomic segment TTTCCGCCCTTCCCCCATCAGCTCCCAGGAAACGGGAGCCGCTTCGCCTTCCATTTGTTCGACAAAAACCCAAACCCCCTGATAGTCACCCTCAGCAGCAGGGGCAGCTTTCTTTACTGCCGGCTCAGCCGGAGTAGCGGGCTGTTTTTTCTGGGCTGCTAAAGGTTTGTCCAGAGTGATAGCATTGGTGGGACAAACCTTGACACAGGCTCCACAATCCACACACTGTTTGGGATCTACTACTGATACCCCGTCCACCAGGGAGAGGGCCTGAACAGGACAGGTATCCACACAAATTCCGCACCCGATACAGGCTTTGGCATTAATCTCTACGGCCATGGTTCCCCTTCCTTTCCCGCCTTATTTATTTGCTACAATCTTCTCCTTCACCAGGAGTTCCACCAGTTTGGGCACAGCCTCGATTCCGCCCAGGATTTCACCACCGGGCCGCTGGGGTGGGGCAAAGATGCGGCTAACGGTGGTTGGACTGCCTTTTAAACCGATTTCATTATCATCCAGGTCAAAATCTTTTTTGCCCCAGACAGTTATGGGCATCTGAGCAGCTCTAATCATATTGGGCAAGGAGGCGTAACGGATTTCATTAATGCTTTTCTCCACAGTGATCAAGGCTGGTAATTTTGCCTTGACCACCGCTTTTACCGCTTCCAGCTTCCGCTGTACGGTAACAGTCCCTTCCTCTGGATTTACTTCAACTACTTTATCCACAAAAGTCAACTGGGGCCAGCCCAGCCGGGCCGCTATTCCCGGGCCCACCTGAGCCGTATCCCCGTCTATGGCCTGTTTACCGCAGAAAATCAGGTCTACCGGCTCTCTTTCCATCAGTTTGCGAATAGCCTGGGTGAGGATATAACTGGTGGCCAGGGTATCAGAACCGGCAAAGGCGCGGTCACTGAGCAAGATAGCCTGGTCTGCTCCATAGGAAAGACCCTTGCGTACCGCTTCCTCTGCCTGAGGAGGTCCCATGGTGATAATGGTGACTTTTCCCCCCAGCTCATCCTTGATTCGCAGTGCCTCTTCTAAGGCATGGGCATCATAGGGATTGATGATGGATGGTACCCCTTCCCGCACCAGGGTATTGGTTTTGGGATCGATTTTTACTTCCGTAGCATCGGGTACCTGTTTCAAACAAACAACTATGTGCATTCTTGCTACCTCCTCACCACTTTACTTTAAAACGCTTAAGCCGCAGAGCATTGGTGACAACCGAAACGGAGCTGAAAGCCATGGCTGCTCCGGCAATAATCGGATTGAGCATACCGGCAGCTGCAACCGGAATACCGATAATGTTATAAATCAGGGCCCAGAACAGATTCTGTTTAATATTGCTCATTGTAGCCCGGCTCAATTCCACTGCTGTCACAATCCCCAGCAGATCCCCCCGCATCAGGGTTATGGCTGCCGCTTCCATGGCCACATCCGTACCCGTACCCATGGCAATCCCGACATCGGCTGCGGCCAGGGCCGGGGCATCATTGATGCCATCTCCCGCCATAGCCACCACTTTACCCTGTTGCTGCAAGGCTTTTACTTTTTCCGCTTTATCCTGAGGCAATACCTCGGCCATCACATTAGTAATCCCTACTTGCCGGGCTATTGCCTCTGCTGTGCGGCGGTTATCTCCGGTAATCATCCAGACTTCAATATTCATTTCCTGTAAATGTTTGATGGCCTGAGCGGAGTTTTCCTTGACAGTATCCGCAACAGCCAGTAACCCTGCCAGTTCACCAGCAATAGCTACCAGCATGACAGTTTTGCCCTGGCCTTCCAGCTCATCTTTCATGGGTAGGGCTTCTGCCATATCAATCCCAGTTTCCTCCAGTAACCGCACCGTACCTATCAGTACCGGCTGTTGTCCAACCTTAGCCTTAATACCTTTACCGGCCAGAGCTTGAAACTCCTCCACGCTGACCAGGGGCAATTGCTGTTCTTCTGCCCAGGCAGTAATAGCCTGGGCCAGAGGGTGTTCTGACATTCGCTCACAGGAGGCCGCAATGGACAGCCATTCCCTTTCCCGTTCCTGCCATGAACCAAAACTGCGGTAATCGGTAAGAGTGGGTTTCCCTTTTGTGATTGTACCCGTTTTATCCAGAATTATGGCATTGATTTTATGGGTTTTCTCCAGATATTCACCGCCGCGGAACAAAACCCCCAGTTCCGCTCCCCGCCCGGTACCGACCATAATCGAAGTAGGCGTAGCCAGCCCCAGAGCACAGGGACAGGCAATCACCAGAACAGCGGTAAAGTTTAGCAAAGAAGTGGTAAAGTCACCGGTGCGCCAGTACCAGTAAATAAAGGTCAAGACAGCGATTGCGACTACCACAGGTACAAAATAACCGGAAACCACATCGGCCAGCCTTTGAATCGGCGCTTTGGAACCCTGAGCTTCCTCCACCACCCGGATAATCTGGGCCAGGGCCGTATCCTTTCCCACCCGGGTTGCCTCGATTACCAGCACTCCCTGGCCATTAACAGTGGCCCCGGTAACTGGGTCCCCCGGTCCTTTGTCTACCGGCAGGCTTTCCCCCGTCAACATGGATTCATCCACTGCCGATGTACCTTCCACTACCTTGCCGTCCACAGGTATTTTTTCTCCGGGCCTTACTACAACCAGATCGCCGACCTGTACCTCTTCTACCGGAATCTCCATTTCCGTCCCGTCCCGGCGGATCCTGGCCTGTTTGGCCCCCAGGCTCATCAGTTTGCGAATCGCTTCCGATGTCCGTCCTTTAGCTATGGCCTCCAGCATTTTGCCCAGCAGAATCAGGGTAATAAGCACCGCACTGATCTCATAATAGACCTGGCCGCCGGGCAGAAAGAAGGTAAAGGCAACACTGTAAAAGT from the Carboxydocella sporoproducens DSM 16521 genome contains:
- a CDS encoding heavy metal translocating P-type ATPase, with amino-acid sequence MNGVEKNLQRIQLGIRGMTCAACASRIEKGLGKLPGVHTAAVNLAAEQATVEFDPAQIQVAQILAKIEDLGYRPVTEKVEFRVKGMTCAACSARVEKGLNRLPGVVMAQVNLATERATVTYLPAQLDFQQIKAKVTDLGYGAETLTETGKAVVDREKAEREREIREQKLKVIISALLSFPLFLAMLSHGLGWHLPDLLTNTYFQFILATPVQFGTGWQFYRGAYKALKNGSANMDVLVALGTSAAYFYSVAFTFFLPGGQVYYEISAVLITLILLGKMLEAIAKGRTSEAIRKLMSLGAKQARIRRDGTEMEIPVEEVQVGDLVVVRPGEKIPVDGKVVEGTSAVDESMLTGESLPVDKGPGDPVTGATVNGQGVLVIEATRVGKDTALAQIIRVVEEAQGSKAPIQRLADVVSGYFVPVVVAIAVLTFIYWYWRTGDFTTSLLNFTAVLVIACPCALGLATPTSIMVGTGRGAELGVLFRGGEYLEKTHKINAIILDKTGTITKGKPTLTDYRSFGSWQEREREWLSIAASCERMSEHPLAQAITAWAEEQQLPLVSVEEFQALAGKGIKAKVGQQPVLIGTVRLLEETGIDMAEALPMKDELEGQGKTVMLVAIAGELAGLLAVADTVKENSAQAIKHLQEMNIEVWMITGDNRRTAEAIARQVGITNVMAEVLPQDKAEKVKALQQQGKVVAMAGDGINDAPALAAADVGIAMGTGTDVAMEAAAITLMRGDLLGIVTAVELSRATMSNIKQNLFWALIYNIIGIPVAAAGMLNPIIAGAAMAFSSVSVVTNALRLKRFKVKW
- a CDS encoding electron transfer flavoprotein subunit beta/FixA family protein; translation: MHIVVCLKQVPDATEVKIDPKTNTLVREGVPSIINPYDAHALEEALRIKDELGGKVTIITMGPPQAEEAVRKGLSYGADQAILLSDRAFAGSDTLATSYILTQAIRKLMEREPVDLIFCGKQAIDGDTAQVGPGIAARLGWPQLTFVDKVVEVNPEEGTVTVQRKLEAVKAVVKAKLPALITVEKSINEIRYASLPNMIRAAQMPITVWGKKDFDLDDNEIGLKGSPTTVSRIFAPPQRPGGEILGGIEAVPKLVELLVKEKIVANK